From Desulfuromonas soudanensis, the proteins below share one genomic window:
- the asnS gene encoding asparagine--tRNA ligase: MSAKMRIAAALASAAARDGVLLQGWVRTVRRAKEVTFIALNDGSCLDGIQVVIEPSLANFAELGRLGTGACIEARGDLVPSPASGQQWELRAREVRVLGEADGDYPLQKKRHTLEYLRSIAHLRPRSNTFGAVFRLRSALSFAVHRFFQERGFLCVHTPIITANDCEGAGEMFRVTTLDPRRPPLEKGDVLWKDDFFGEKTGLTVSGQLEGELFAMAFSDIYTFGPTFRAENSHTSRHASEFWMIEPEMAFADLAADCRLAEDFLRFLVRYALEHCGADLAFFNERVEPGLIAKLETLAEATFETLSYGEAVAALKRSGHPFEFPLEWGLDLQSEHERYLTETIIGGPVFVTDYPEGIKAFYMRLNDDGRTVAAMDLLVPRVGEIIGGSQREERMPVLLERMKGKGVSEASLGWYLDTRRWGSCPHAGFGLGFERFLMYVTGMENIRDVIPFPRTPGNARF; this comes from the coding sequence TTGTCGGCAAAAATGCGCATCGCTGCGGCGCTGGCCAGTGCCGCAGCCAGGGACGGGGTTCTGCTGCAGGGATGGGTGCGCACCGTGCGCCGGGCCAAGGAGGTGACCTTCATCGCCCTCAACGACGGCTCCTGCCTCGACGGGATCCAGGTGGTCATCGAGCCGTCTCTGGCCAATTTCGCCGAACTCGGCCGCCTCGGCACCGGGGCGTGTATCGAGGCAAGAGGGGATCTGGTGCCGTCGCCGGCGAGCGGTCAGCAGTGGGAGCTCCGGGCCCGGGAGGTCCGGGTTCTCGGCGAGGCGGACGGCGACTACCCGCTGCAGAAGAAACGTCACACCCTCGAATACCTGCGGAGCATCGCCCACCTGCGCCCCCGGTCCAACACCTTCGGCGCCGTGTTCCGCCTGCGCAGCGCCCTCTCCTTTGCCGTCCACCGCTTTTTTCAGGAGCGGGGCTTCCTCTGCGTGCATACCCCGATCATTACCGCCAACGACTGCGAGGGGGCCGGGGAGATGTTCCGCGTCACCACCCTCGACCCCCGGCGTCCCCCCCTGGAGAAGGGAGATGTCCTGTGGAAGGACGATTTTTTCGGCGAGAAGACGGGGCTTACGGTCAGCGGCCAGCTCGAAGGGGAGCTCTTTGCCATGGCCTTTTCCGACATCTACACCTTCGGTCCGACCTTTCGCGCCGAGAATTCCCACACCAGCCGTCACGCCTCCGAATTCTGGATGATCGAGCCGGAGATGGCCTTTGCCGACCTCGCCGCCGACTGCCGCCTCGCCGAAGACTTCCTGCGCTTCCTGGTGCGCTACGCCCTGGAGCACTGCGGCGCCGACCTGGCTTTTTTCAACGAGCGCGTCGAGCCGGGGCTCATCGCCAAGCTCGAAACCCTGGCGGAGGCGACCTTTGAAACCCTGAGCTACGGCGAGGCGGTGGCGGCCCTGAAGCGGTCGGGGCACCCCTTCGAATTCCCCCTCGAGTGGGGACTCGATCTGCAGTCGGAGCACGAGCGGTATCTGACCGAGACGATCATCGGCGGGCCGGTCTTCGTCACCGATTACCCGGAGGGAATCAAGGCCTTCTACATGCGCCTCAACGACGACGGCCGCACGGTGGCGGCGATGGACCTTCTGGTCCCGCGGGTCGGGGAGATTATCGGGGGGAGTCAGCGGGAGGAGCGCATGCCGGTGCTGCTGGAGCGGATGAAGGGGAAGGGCGTGTCCGAAGCGTCCCTGGGGTGGTATCTCGACACCCGCCGCTGGGGGAGCTGTCCCCATGCCGGGTTCGGACTCGGTTTCGAACGGTTCTTGATGTACGTCACCGGGATGGAGAATATCCGCGACGTCATCCCCTTTCCCCGCACCCCCGGCAATGCCCGGTTTTGA
- a CDS encoding sensor histidine kinase: MQKRLAKKSNLAFLEHKRRQIVVYALVYTLAASLLLAAVSILPLVKLLKEQEEGSLLQGAKTRTLAIEEHLSRLADIAGQITSRSVIRDRLDDYRQGKESLADLEAFTRPRLRDAMQHAPEVSGISRFDDRGKLVARTGIPLPPEIRPPAPAVAETTFSDPVTIGNDLYLAVSAPIFHAGKRIGTDIVLFTLYKLQGILWDRESLGNTGNAHLGGGSAGTPTIFFPGCRDEREVYNRPITEPLFLEAMRRSARDESGILRSGDNGGPRHLLLAYTPVRQGRWVLLMTMNEQELYSRVNRQLLSVGLVAVVLALCAGAGMVLLLRPLTGKVLIYSRAMEKLNRVLQEQISDRKQAEENLRRSELGWELTFESITDAVMILDTHGRPLKMNSAAATFLRDLTGTEGGEGVSLGLLGIGGTEEPSPFSRMLESRRPETGELFDPNNRRYFTIAVYPLLDEDGELLGGVHIAHDKTEQKNLEQMKDDLLSSVSHEMRTPLTAMLGFTEFLLEHEVDRDRQRDYLQTVHKETERLSELIGNFLDLQRLQADLNHYSFEPFDVAQLLGEAAHLFSVASKEHSVALELPPEPIRARGDYNRLLQVLKNLLGNAIKYSPGGGTIHLGAEEEEDRVRIWVRDDGMGIPQQALDKIFTKFYRVDDSVRRMPGGVGLGLALAREVLRAHGGRIWAESALGKGSAFYFTLPSLAAEKKTAAE; encoded by the coding sequence ATGCAAAAGCGCCTCGCAAAAAAATCCAACCTCGCGTTCCTCGAGCACAAGAGGCGGCAGATCGTCGTCTACGCCCTTGTGTACACCCTGGCGGCCTCCCTTCTTCTGGCGGCGGTGAGCATCCTCCCCCTGGTCAAGCTTTTGAAGGAACAGGAGGAAGGGAGTCTCCTCCAGGGGGCGAAGACGCGCACCCTGGCCATCGAGGAACACCTCTCCCGCCTCGCCGACATCGCCGGCCAGATCACCAGCCGCTCCGTGATCCGCGACCGGCTCGACGACTACCGCCAGGGGAAGGAAAGCCTGGCGGATCTCGAGGCCTTCACCCGTCCGCGCCTGCGGGACGCGATGCAGCACGCCCCTGAAGTCTCGGGCATCTCCCGCTTCGACGACCGCGGGAAGCTCGTCGCCCGCACCGGGATCCCCCTCCCCCCGGAGATCCGCCCTCCGGCGCCAGCGGTTGCCGAGACGACCTTTTCCGACCCGGTCACCATCGGCAACGATCTCTACCTAGCGGTGAGCGCGCCGATTTTTCATGCCGGCAAAAGGATCGGCACCGACATCGTCCTCTTTACCCTCTACAAATTGCAGGGGATCCTCTGGGATAGGGAAAGTCTCGGCAATACCGGCAACGCTCACCTCGGCGGGGGAAGCGCCGGTACGCCGACGATCTTTTTTCCCGGCTGCCGGGATGAAAGGGAAGTCTACAACAGACCGATCACCGAGCCCCTGTTTCTCGAAGCGATGCGCCGCAGTGCCAGGGACGAATCGGGGATCCTTCGTTCCGGCGACAACGGTGGCCCGAGGCACCTTCTTCTGGCCTACACCCCGGTCCGGCAGGGACGCTGGGTGCTCCTGATGACGATGAACGAACAGGAACTCTATTCCCGGGTGAACCGCCAGCTGCTTTCCGTCGGTCTGGTGGCTGTGGTGCTGGCCCTCTGCGCCGGCGCCGGGATGGTGCTCCTGCTGCGGCCCCTCACCGGCAAGGTGCTGATCTATTCGCGGGCCATGGAAAAACTCAACCGGGTTCTTCAGGAGCAGATCAGCGACCGGAAGCAGGCTGAAGAAAACCTGCGCCGCAGCGAACTCGGCTGGGAACTGACCTTCGAGTCGATCACCGATGCGGTGATGATCCTCGACACCCATGGCCGGCCGTTGAAAATGAACTCGGCGGCCGCCACTTTCCTCCGGGACCTCACCGGAACAGAAGGGGGAGAGGGGGTGTCTCTGGGCCTTCTCGGCATCGGCGGCACGGAGGAGCCGTCTCCCTTTTCCCGCATGCTGGAGAGCCGGCGCCCCGAGACCGGAGAACTCTTCGACCCGAACAACCGCCGCTACTTCACCATCGCCGTCTACCCGCTGCTGGACGAAGACGGGGAATTGCTCGGCGGGGTGCATATCGCCCACGACAAAACGGAGCAGAAGAACCTGGAGCAGATGAAGGACGACCTCCTCTCCTCGGTCAGCCACGAAATGCGCACCCCCCTCACCGCCATGCTCGGATTCACCGAATTCCTGCTGGAACATGAAGTCGACCGGGACAGGCAGAGGGACTACCTGCAGACGGTGCACAAGGAAACGGAACGCCTCAGCGAGCTGATCGGCAACTTTCTCGACCTGCAGCGCCTCCAGGCCGATCTCAACCATTATTCCTTCGAGCCCTTTGACGTCGCCCAACTCCTCGGGGAGGCCGCCCACCTCTTTTCCGTTGCCTCGAAGGAGCACTCCGTCGCCCTGGAGCTCCCCCCGGAACCGATTCGGGCCCGGGGCGACTACAACCGCCTCCTCCAGGTCCTGAAAAACCTCCTCGGCAACGCCATCAAGTATTCCCCCGGCGGCGGCACCATCCACCTCGGCGCCGAGGAGGAGGAGGACCGGGTGAGAATCTGGGTCAGGGACGACGGCATGGGGATCCCCCAGCAGGCCCTGGACAAAATCTTCACCAAGTTCTACCGGGTGGATGACAGCGTAAGGCGAATGCCGGGGGGGGTCGGCCTCGGACTGGCGTTGGCCCGGGAGGTCCTGCGGGCCCACGGGGGACGGATCTGGGCGGAGAGCGCCCTGGGAAAGGGGAGCGCCTTCTATTTCACCCTCCCGTCCCTCGCCGCCGAAAAAAAAACGGCGGCAGAATAA
- a CDS encoding peptide chain release factor 3: protein MKKHNQQEIDRRRTFGIISHPDAGKTTLTEKLLLFGGAIQMAGAVKARKASRHATSDWMTMERERGISVTSSVMKFNYRDYEVNLLDTPGHQDFSEDTYRVLTAVDSALMVIDSGKGVETQTEKLMEVCRMRNTPIMTFINKLDREGLDPLDLLSNIEETLQIECAPLSWPIGMGKCFRGTYNLYRKQLHLFVPGQETRFSDGIVIEDLADPRLDELLGSQAAELRNDIELLEGAASPFDPAEYLKGNQTPVFFGSAVNNFGVQELLDAFVEQAPGPGPRATATRMVSPYEEEFSGFVFKIQANMDPAHRDRIAFLRICSGKFRRGMKVRHHRIGKDVQIANATIFMAQDRTNIEEAWPGDIIGIHNHGTIKIGDTFSDKEPLKFTGIPSFAPEHFRRVRLKNPMKTKQLDKGLLQLAEEGAVQLFRPLMSSDYILGAVGVLQFDVIVARLKDEYGVDALYEGIEFATARWVSCADQKKFNEFEKKNQGNLALDAEGNLAFLAPSEWRLGYVIEQWPDIVFHKTKEHS, encoded by the coding sequence GTGAAGAAACACAACCAGCAGGAAATCGATCGCCGCCGCACTTTTGGCATTATCAGTCACCCCGACGCCGGCAAGACCACCCTCACGGAAAAGCTGCTCCTTTTCGGCGGCGCGATTCAGATGGCCGGTGCGGTGAAGGCGCGCAAGGCCTCCCGGCACGCCACCAGCGACTGGATGACGATGGAGCGCGAGCGCGGCATTTCCGTGACCTCCTCGGTGATGAAATTCAATTACCGCGACTACGAGGTCAATCTCCTCGACACCCCGGGTCACCAGGACTTCTCCGAGGATACCTACCGGGTTCTGACGGCCGTCGACTCGGCGCTCATGGTCATCGACAGCGGCAAGGGGGTCGAGACCCAGACCGAAAAGCTGATGGAGGTCTGCCGCATGCGCAACACCCCCATCATGACCTTCATCAACAAACTCGACCGCGAAGGACTCGATCCCCTCGATCTCCTCTCCAATATCGAGGAGACGCTGCAGATCGAATGCGCCCCCCTCTCCTGGCCGATCGGCATGGGGAAGTGTTTTCGCGGCACTTACAACCTCTACCGCAAGCAGCTCCATCTCTTTGTTCCGGGGCAGGAAACCCGGTTTTCCGACGGGATCGTCATCGAGGACCTCGCCGATCCGCGTCTAGACGAGCTCCTCGGCAGCCAGGCCGCCGAACTGCGGAACGATATCGAACTCCTCGAGGGGGCGGCCAGCCCCTTCGATCCCGCCGAATACCTCAAGGGAAACCAGACCCCGGTCTTCTTCGGCAGCGCCGTGAACAACTTCGGGGTCCAGGAACTCCTCGACGCCTTCGTCGAGCAGGCTCCCGGTCCCGGTCCCCGGGCCACCGCCACCCGCATGGTCTCCCCCTACGAGGAGGAATTTTCCGGCTTCGTCTTCAAGATCCAGGCGAACATGGATCCGGCACACCGCGACCGCATCGCCTTTCTGCGGATCTGCTCCGGCAAATTCAGGCGCGGGATGAAGGTGCGCCATCACCGCATCGGCAAGGACGTGCAGATCGCCAATGCCACCATCTTCATGGCCCAGGACCGCACCAATATCGAAGAGGCCTGGCCCGGCGACATCATCGGCATTCATAACCACGGCACCATCAAGATCGGCGATACCTTCAGCGACAAGGAGCCCCTCAAGTTCACCGGCATCCCCAGTTTCGCCCCCGAACATTTCCGCCGGGTGCGCCTGAAGAATCCCATGAAGACCAAGCAGCTCGACAAGGGTTTGCTCCAGTTGGCCGAAGAGGGGGCGGTGCAGCTCTTTCGGCCGCTGATGAGCAGCGACTACATCCTCGGCGCCGTGGGGGTGCTGCAGTTCGATGTCATCGTCGCCCGGCTCAAGGACGAGTACGGAGTCGATGCCCTGTACGAAGGGATCGAGTTTGCCACCGCCCGCTGGGTGAGCTGCGCCGACCAGAAAAAATTCAACGAATTCGAAAAGAAGAACCAGGGGAACCTCGCCCTCGACGCCGAGGGGAATCTCGCCTTCCTCGCCCCCAGCGAATGGCGTCTCGGCTACGTCATCGAGCAGTGGCCCGACATCGTCTTCCACAAAACAAAAGAGCACAGCTGA
- a CDS encoding FAD-dependent oxidoreductase, whose product MAKKRLIVIGGDAAGMSAAAKARRLDADLGITVFERSPHTSYSACGMPYYIAGMVEKVEDLISRTPEVFRDKYSIDARILHEVTAIDPAAGRVQVVDRQSRKESWEPYDQLLIATGALPFCPELPGSDARGIFGLSTLQSGIRVRRALDEEKPRRAVVVGGGYIGLEMAEALIRRGLEVSLIQRGPQVMETLDAKMGALISEALREIGVQLYLEESLTGFEVQDGRVTAAVTTNRTLPADIVILGMGTRPNTALAAAAGIPLGVKGALKVNARMQTETSGIWGAGDCAESFHLVSREPVHIALGTIANKQGTVAGTNLGDGYATFPGVVGTAVSKICKYEVARTGLQERDLLRLGLQYDTATIKSRTRAGYYPGAGHITVKLLAEKGSGRLLGGQIVGLEGAAKRIDILATALHAGMTVQQIVDLDLSYAPPFSPVWDPVQTAARQLI is encoded by the coding sequence ATGGCAAAAAAAAGACTGATAGTGATCGGTGGCGACGCTGCGGGGATGAGCGCGGCCGCCAAAGCAAGGCGCCTCGATGCGGACCTTGGGATTACCGTTTTCGAACGCTCTCCCCACACCTCCTATTCGGCCTGCGGCATGCCCTACTACATCGCCGGCATGGTCGAAAAGGTCGAGGATCTGATCTCCCGCACCCCCGAGGTTTTCCGCGACAAATACAGTATCGACGCCCGCATCCTCCACGAGGTCACGGCCATCGACCCGGCCGCCGGGCGGGTACAGGTCGTCGATCGCCAGAGCAGGAAGGAATCCTGGGAACCCTACGACCAGCTCCTCATCGCCACCGGCGCCCTCCCCTTCTGTCCCGAACTCCCCGGCTCGGACGCCCGGGGGATCTTCGGACTCTCCACCTTGCAGAGCGGGATCCGGGTACGCCGGGCTCTCGACGAGGAGAAACCGCGGCGGGCGGTGGTCGTAGGCGGCGGCTACATCGGCCTGGAGATGGCCGAAGCCCTGATCCGGCGGGGGCTGGAGGTTTCCCTGATCCAGCGCGGACCGCAGGTGATGGAGACCCTCGATGCGAAGATGGGGGCCCTGATCTCGGAGGCGCTGCGGGAAATCGGCGTACAGCTCTACCTTGAGGAGTCGCTGACCGGATTCGAGGTCCAGGACGGCCGGGTGACCGCCGCCGTGACGACCAACCGCACCCTGCCGGCGGACATCGTCATCCTCGGCATGGGGACCCGCCCCAACACAGCCCTGGCCGCAGCGGCCGGGATTCCCCTCGGCGTCAAGGGGGCCCTGAAGGTCAACGCCCGCATGCAGACGGAAACTTCCGGCATCTGGGGGGCGGGGGACTGCGCCGAATCCTTTCACCTGGTCAGTCGGGAGCCGGTGCACATCGCCCTCGGCACCATCGCCAACAAACAGGGGACCGTCGCCGGCACCAATCTCGGGGACGGCTACGCCACCTTTCCCGGGGTGGTGGGGACGGCGGTGAGCAAAATCTGCAAATACGAGGTCGCCCGCACCGGACTGCAGGAGAGGGATCTCCTCAGGCTCGGCCTGCAATACGACACGGCGACGATCAAGAGCCGCACCCGGGCCGGCTATTATCCCGGAGCGGGGCACATCACCGTCAAGCTCCTCGCCGAAAAGGGGAGCGGCCGCCTCCTCGGCGGACAGATCGTCGGCCTCGAAGGGGCGGCCAAACGCATCGATATCCTCGCCACCGCCCTTCACGCCGGGATGACCGTGCAGCAGATCGTCGATCTCGACCTCTCCTACGCCCCCCCCTTCTCCCCGGTGTGGGACCCGGTTCAGACCGCCGCCCGGCAGCTGATCTAA
- a CDS encoding anion transporter, whose product MDSTVLAIFLVVYGGMILGKVPGLALDRTGVALLGAIALLATGKLTPGQAWGALDGSTLALLFGLMVVSAQLRLGGFYSELTGRLAATDIPPSRLLALLVLTAGLLSALLANDIVCLAMAPILVVGCSRRGLDPRPFLLALACAANVGSAATLIGNPQNMLIGQTLRLSFGGYLLDAVPPALCGLVAVWWVVRRQVGSDWLRGTVVVEPQAPPFDRWQSGKGVLVVVLLTAAFLFAPWPREVLALAAAGILLCSRRMRSGNILALVDWHLLILFIGLFVVNHALASSGLLGGGFALLQRAGVDLARPAWLFALTVPLSNLVSNVPAVMLLLPLADHPLSGAVLALASTLAGNLLVVGSIANIIVIDQAARLGVAISWREHLRVGVPVTLITLGMAALWLWIRWQFPG is encoded by the coding sequence TTGGACAGTACGGTTCTGGCGATTTTTCTTGTCGTCTATGGGGGGATGATTCTGGGGAAGGTGCCGGGGCTGGCCCTCGACCGCACCGGCGTGGCGCTCCTCGGGGCCATCGCCCTGCTGGCGACGGGGAAGCTCACCCCGGGCCAGGCCTGGGGGGCTCTTGACGGATCAACCCTTGCACTTCTCTTCGGGCTGATGGTGGTCTCGGCGCAGCTGCGCCTCGGCGGCTTCTACTCGGAACTGACGGGGCGCCTGGCGGCAACGGATATCCCCCCTTCGCGCCTGTTGGCGCTGCTGGTCCTCACCGCCGGCCTCCTCTCGGCCCTTTTGGCCAATGACATCGTCTGCCTGGCCATGGCGCCGATCCTGGTCGTCGGCTGCTCCCGCCGCGGCCTCGACCCAAGGCCGTTTCTCCTCGCCCTGGCCTGCGCCGCCAATGTCGGCTCGGCCGCCACCCTGATCGGCAATCCGCAGAACATGCTCATCGGCCAGACCCTCCGCCTCTCCTTCGGCGGCTACCTTCTCGATGCCGTCCCTCCCGCTCTCTGCGGCCTGGTCGCGGTGTGGTGGGTGGTGCGCCGTCAGGTGGGAAGCGACTGGCTCCGTGGCACCGTCGTCGTCGAACCGCAGGCCCCTCCCTTCGACCGCTGGCAGAGCGGCAAGGGGGTTCTGGTGGTCGTCCTGCTGACGGCCGCCTTTCTCTTTGCCCCCTGGCCGCGGGAGGTTTTGGCCCTGGCGGCGGCGGGGATCCTCCTCTGCAGCCGGCGCATGCGCTCCGGCAACATCCTCGCCCTCGTCGACTGGCACCTTTTGATCCTCTTCATCGGCCTCTTCGTGGTCAATCACGCCCTGGCATCTTCAGGACTCCTCGGCGGCGGTTTCGCCCTGCTGCAGCGGGCGGGGGTCGATCTCGCCCGTCCCGCCTGGCTCTTCGCCCTGACCGTCCCCCTCTCCAACCTGGTCTCCAACGTCCCGGCGGTGATGCTCCTCCTCCCCCTCGCCGACCACCCCCTCTCCGGCGCGGTCCTCGCTCTGGCAAGCACTCTGGCGGGGAATCTTCTCGTCGTCGGCAGTATCGCCAACATCATCGTCATCGACCAGGCCGCCCGTCTCGGGGTGGCGATCTCCTGGCGGGAGCACCTCCGGGTCGGAGTGCCGGTCACCCTGATCACCCTGGGGATGGCGGCGCTGTGGCTGTGGATTCGCTGGCAGTTTCCCGGTTAG
- a CDS encoding mechanosensitive ion channel family protein, giving the protein MPDETLKTLIEQFSFTKITSALVFFFMVWGVVWGLRILSNWLARKFSRSRLFIASFYPVLRLVLWVGAVAFIIFGIVQPPMNTLVAISAGVGLALGLGAQDLIRNIIAGILILFDRPFRVGDMVDVGGQYGEVTNIGLRSTRLQTFDDSAVTLPNALVLSVAVSNANNGSLDEMVVTEFHLPATVDVQEVKALAAEAAACSPYVYLKKPIIVMVDDHFDRAFLSRFRIKAYVLDVRFERLLASDILERVKKEIVRRNLLPEISAPLFLARSTGVGAVAGTDD; this is encoded by the coding sequence GTGCCGGACGAGACACTCAAGACACTCATCGAACAGTTTTCCTTCACCAAGATCACGTCAGCACTGGTCTTTTTTTTCATGGTCTGGGGGGTGGTCTGGGGATTGCGCATCCTCTCGAACTGGCTGGCGAGAAAATTCAGTCGATCCCGGCTCTTCATCGCCAGCTTCTATCCGGTACTGCGACTCGTTCTCTGGGTCGGAGCCGTCGCTTTCATCATCTTCGGCATCGTCCAGCCGCCGATGAATACCCTGGTTGCCATCAGCGCCGGGGTCGGCCTCGCCCTCGGTCTCGGGGCCCAGGACCTGATCAGGAATATCATCGCCGGCATCCTCATCCTCTTCGACCGCCCCTTTCGGGTCGGAGACATGGTCGATGTTGGCGGCCAATACGGCGAGGTGACCAACATCGGCCTGCGGTCCACCCGTCTTCAGACCTTCGATGACAGCGCGGTGACCCTCCCCAACGCCCTGGTTCTGAGCGTGGCGGTGTCCAATGCCAACAACGGATCCCTGGATGAGATGGTCGTCACCGAATTTCACCTCCCGGCGACCGTCGATGTCCAGGAAGTCAAGGCTCTGGCCGCCGAAGCCGCCGCCTGCTCCCCCTATGTCTACCTCAAAAAGCCGATCATCGTCATGGTGGACGATCACTTCGATCGCGCCTTTCTCAGCCGGTTCCGCATCAAGGCCTATGTCCTCGATGTCCGTTTCGAGCGCCTCCTGGCCAGCGACATCCTGGAGAGGGTGAAGAAGGAAATCGTGCGGCGAAACCTCCTTCCCGAGATATCCGCCCCCCTGTTCCTCGCCCGGTCCACCGGAGTCGGGGCCGTTGCCGGTACGGACGATTGA
- a CDS encoding ATP-binding protein: MKKSRDHAAPPSTTETATRKENSEMLAEFFRSLKERERQTTVDAAGRLAEADALLEKAFAEAAAEFDSGLKRLTATFDLASADRPCSGAALKKTADEIDGFLVFLGKKMQPALERELFQFAPKKKLVLSLVENVLRAQQEAVAALPAELIQPRHGLRLLPPRKIPLRALVTRVLPSVEDLSSHPLVRGYEETYAASAAALAALWRGVRFHLETAAAELEEGVSTSAVEPAEVEDLFPRLDGARMLTLAALDDARKKLFTLGAALRDFLRTIPSGMEEEWVLLHVAPAAELEWAGFLRSRFLRFGRSLKRLPTRLSRRLQKLLAQERRDWVQYVGGIRSRLVALKGRLAALLGWETPPEQTLLQFTDLPSPAEVLLRAEKLPLLFRRLYTLGPLKNREFLVAREDELTTFEGLYQRWAAGRACSVAVIGPEGSGKTSLVNSFESEFGFEAEVDRKIIARRLRGESDVLHLFAEWFRPGEPFGGLDEVVEFLHSRPGKILIIEQGHNIFLRTIGGRRGVEAFLYVLMATRRHLLWVVTFRKVAWQRLDYLLGMSRYFTHQVPTLFHSQETIRAAILLRQETSGLPLAFLPREGEPAADSAETKKSLEDRFFHELFVASGGNIEAALFYWLLSLDYDAEEAILKVSPLAKLSYGALRALDQKYLFALAEVVSHGGLSPEEHGSIFRCTLLESRLVLGYLAQLNLLMIQGGKNCELPVSYTFNPIFFGPVTATLQSMNILY, from the coding sequence GTGAAAAAGAGCCGGGATCATGCCGCGCCGCCGTCGACAACAGAGACTGCGACAAGAAAAGAGAACAGCGAGATGCTTGCGGAGTTCTTCCGGTCCCTGAAAGAGCGGGAGCGCCAGACCACTGTGGATGCGGCCGGGCGTCTTGCCGAGGCCGATGCTCTCCTTGAAAAAGCCTTCGCCGAGGCGGCGGCCGAATTCGACAGCGGCCTGAAGCGCCTGACGGCCACCTTCGACCTTGCCTCGGCGGACAGACCCTGTTCGGGGGCGGCCCTGAAAAAAACCGCCGACGAGATCGACGGGTTTCTGGTGTTCCTCGGCAAGAAGATGCAGCCTGCCCTGGAGCGTGAATTGTTTCAATTCGCTCCGAAAAAAAAGCTTGTTCTTTCCCTGGTCGAAAACGTGCTCCGGGCGCAGCAGGAGGCCGTCGCAGCACTCCCCGCCGAGCTGATCCAGCCCAGGCACGGGCTCAGACTCCTCCCCCCGAGGAAAATCCCCCTGAGGGCGCTGGTGACCCGGGTCCTTCCCTCTGTGGAAGATCTTTCCTCTCACCCCCTGGTGCGCGGTTATGAAGAGACCTACGCGGCCTCCGCAGCGGCTCTTGCCGCGCTCTGGCGCGGGGTGCGCTTTCACCTGGAGACGGCGGCCGCGGAACTGGAGGAGGGTGTCTCGACTTCCGCCGTGGAACCTGCCGAAGTCGAGGATCTTTTTCCCCGTCTTGACGGCGCCAGGATGTTGACCCTGGCCGCCCTGGACGATGCCCGGAAGAAGCTCTTCACGCTCGGTGCGGCCCTGCGGGATTTTCTGCGAACGATTCCCTCCGGCATGGAAGAGGAGTGGGTCCTGCTGCACGTCGCCCCTGCCGCCGAGCTCGAGTGGGCGGGGTTTCTGCGCTCCCGGTTTCTGCGTTTCGGGCGGAGCCTGAAGCGGCTGCCGACTCGACTGTCTCGGCGGCTGCAGAAACTTTTGGCTCAGGAACGGCGGGACTGGGTGCAATACGTCGGGGGGATCCGTTCGCGTCTTGTCGCTCTGAAAGGGCGCCTTGCAGCTCTGCTCGGGTGGGAGACCCCCCCCGAGCAGACCCTGCTGCAATTCACCGATCTCCCTTCCCCGGCCGAGGTGCTGTTGCGGGCCGAGAAGCTGCCCCTCCTCTTCCGGCGCCTCTACACCCTGGGTCCGCTGAAGAATCGGGAGTTTCTTGTCGCCCGAGAGGATGAACTGACCACCTTCGAAGGGCTCTACCAGCGCTGGGCGGCCGGTCGGGCATGCAGCGTTGCCGTGATCGGTCCCGAGGGGAGCGGCAAGACATCGCTGGTGAACTCCTTCGAGAGCGAATTCGGTTTCGAGGCGGAGGTCGACCGGAAAATCATTGCCCGACGCCTGCGCGGCGAAAGTGATGTGCTGCATCTTTTTGCCGAGTGGTTTCGTCCCGGCGAACCCTTTGGCGGTCTGGACGAGGTCGTCGAGTTTTTGCACAGTCGTCCAGGGAAGATCCTTATTATCGAACAGGGGCACAACATCTTTTTGCGAACTATCGGCGGACGGCGGGGGGTGGAGGCATTTCTCTATGTGTTGATGGCGACCCGGCGCCACCTTCTCTGGGTGGTCACCTTTCGCAAGGTGGCCTGGCAGCGTCTCGATTATCTCCTGGGTATGAGCCGCTACTTCACCCACCAGGTCCCGACTCTGTTTCACTCGCAGGAGACGATCCGCGCGGCTATCCTGCTGCGTCAGGAGACCTCGGGACTTCCCCTGGCTTTTCTTCCCAGGGAAGGGGAGCCGGCGGCGGACTCCGCCGAGACGAAAAAAAGTCTTGAGGACCGCTTCTTTCACGAACTCTTTGTGGCCAGTGGCGGCAATATTGAAGCGGCTCTTTTTTACTGGCTGCTCAGCCTGGATTATGATGCCGAAGAGGCGATCCTCAAAGTCAGCCCTCTCGCCAAGCTGAGCTACGGAGCCCTTCGCGCCCTGGACCAAAAGTATCTCTTCGCCCTTGCCGAAGTGGTCAGCCACGGCGGGCTTTCTCCCGAGGAACATGGCTCCATCTTTCGCTGCACCCTCCTGGAGAGCCGCCTTGTCCTCGGTTATCTCGCCCAGCTGAACCTATTGATGATCCAGGGGGGCAAGAACTGCGAGCTGCCGGTGAGCTATACCTTCAACCCGATCTTCTTCGGGCCGGTGACCGCCACCCTTCAATCGATGAATATTCTTTACTAG